A genomic window from Purpureocillium takamizusanense chromosome 2, complete sequence includes:
- the NdufS8 gene encoding ndufs8, ubiquinone oxidoreductase 23 kd subunit (EggNog:ENOG503NVE7~COG:C), producing MAPALTASAAMGVVARRQLLVPTTASSAPRVAVRILAQQRGYATPKGPPPANFRTSRRTEWPWDKESTLDRMGKFFLLTEMARGMYVLLEQFFRPPYTIFYPFEKGPISPRFRGEHALRRYPSGEERCIACKLCEAICPAQAITIEAEERADGSRRTTRYDIDMTKCIYCGFCQESCPVDAIVESPNAEYATETREELLYNKEKLLSNGDKWEPELAAAIRADSPYR from the exons ATGGCGCCGGCTCTGactgcctcggcggcgatgggcgtcgtcgcccggcgacagctcctcgtcccgaccaccgcctcgtccgcgccccgcgtcgccgtccggATACTCGCACAGCAGCGCGGCTACGCGACACCAAagggcccccctcccgccaACTTCCGCACGAGCAGGCGCACCGAGTGGCCGTGGGACAAGGAGAGCACGCTCGACCGCATGGGCAAATTCTTCCTCTTGACCGAGATGGCGAGGGGAATGTACGTCCTGCTCGAGCAATTCTTCCGGCCTCC GTACACCATCTTCTATCCCTTTGAAAAG GGACCCATCTCCCCCCGATTCCGTGGCGAGCACGCCCTCCGACGATACCCCTCTGGCGAAGAGCGCTGCATTGCCTGCAAGCTGTGCGAAGCT ATTTGCCCGGCTCAAGCCATCAccatcgaggccgaggagcgtGCCGATGGCTCCCGCCGTACCACCCGTTATGATATCGACATGACCAAGTGCATCTACTGCGGCTTCTGCCAGGAGTCGtgccccgtcgacgccatcgtcgagagCCCCAACGCCGAGTACGCCACCGAGACGAGGGAAGAGCTTCTGTACAACAAGG AGAAGTTGCTCTCCAACGGCGACAAGTGGGAGCCCGAACTGGCAgccgccatccgcgccgaCTCGCCGTACCGGTAA